One Clupea harengus chromosome 12, Ch_v2.0.2, whole genome shotgun sequence DNA segment encodes these proteins:
- the fgfr1b gene encoding fibroblast growth factor receptor 1b isoform X6, translated as MRCLCLASASRMGTHRMLLSWSLLLLWAVLTQLPTGARARPAVTDQADAVASSEDEDDDESSSEENKLSSSQKLLPMAPRWSQPEKMEKKLHAVPASKTVKFRCQAEGNPTPGLRWLKNGKDFKRDQRIGGFKLREHMWTIIMESVVPSDKGNYTCVVENKYGMINHTYQLDVVERSPHRPILYAGLPANRTAVVGSDVEFVCKVFSDPQPHIQWLKHIEVNGSRVGPDGLPFVRILKAAGVNTTDKEMEVLVLKNVSFEDAGEYTCLAGNSIGLSHHSAWLTVVKAMPPTDVASQTYLEVLIYCVGFFLISIMAGVATIVKLRSSSKKSEFNGQLAVHKLAKSMPLRKQVTVSVDSSSSLHSGAMLVRPSRLSSSGTTLLPGVTEYELPQDPRWEFTRDRLALGKPLGEGCFGQVVMGETLGLDKEKPNRVAKVAVKMLKSDATEKDLSDLISEMEMMKIIGKHKNIINLLGACTQDGPLYVIVEYASKGNLREYLRERRPAGMEYCYNPDEVSLESMCIKDLVSCAYQVARGMEYLSSKKCIHRDLAARNVLVTEDNVMKIADFGLARDIHHIDYYKKTTNGRLPVKWMAPEALFDRIYTHQSDVWSFGVLLWEIFTLGGSPYPGVPVEELFKLLKEGHRMDRPTTCPQELYLMMKDCWHAVPTYRPTFKQLVEDLDRILSMTSNQEYLDLSECLDPYSHVVMDTRSSTCSSEADSVFSGAEEPCLPVPHSQNTSRAFRKH; from the exons ATGCGTTGCCTGTGCCTTGCCTCTGCCAGCAGAATGGGCACCCACAGAATGCTGCTGTCATGGAGTCTGCTCCTCCTGTGGGCCGTGCTGACCCAGCTGCCGACAGGGGCACGAGCTAGACCAGCCGTCACCGATCAAG CTGATGCAGTGGCCTCTtctgaagatgaggatgatgatgaatcTTCCTCTGAAGAGAACAAACTATCAAGCAGCCAGAAACTTCTAC CTATGGCGCCGAGGTGGTCTCAGCctgagaagatggagaagaagcTACATGCTGTCCCTGCCAGCAAAACGGTCAAGTTCCGGTGCCAGGCAGAGGGCAACCCTACGCCTGGTCTCCGCTGGCTAAAGAACGGCAAAGACTTCAAACGGGACCAACGCATCGGTGGCTTCAAG CTACGGGAGCACATGTGGACCATTATCATGGAGTCGGTGGTGCCCTCAGACAAGGGCAACTACACATGTGTGGTGGAGAACAAGTATGGCATGATCAACCACACCTACCAGCTGGATGTAGTAG AGCGCTCCCCTCACAGGCCCATCCTGTACGCGGGGCTGCCGGCTAACCGCACGGCGGTGGTTGGCAGCGACGTGGAGTTTGTGTGCAAGGTGTTCAGCGACCCGCAGCCCCACATCCAGTGGCTCAAGCACATCGAGGTGAACGGGAGTCGAGTGGGGCCCGATGGCCTGCCCTTCGTTCGCATTCTCAAG GCTGCGGGGGTAAACACCACGGATAAGGAGATGGAGGTCCTTGTGCTGAAGAATGTCTCCTTTGAGGACGCTGGAGAGTATACTTGCTTGGCGGGCAATTCTATCGGGCTCTCGCATCACTCTGCATGGTTGACTGTTGTCAAAG CCATGCCCCCCACTGACGTGGCCAGCCAGACCTATCTGGAGGTCCTGATCTACTGCGTGGGCTTCTTCCTCATCTCCATCATGGCCGGAGTGGCCACCATCGTCAAGCTCCGCAGCTCCTCCAAAAAGAGCGAGTTCAATGGGCAGCTGGCCGTCCACAAGCTGGCCAAGAGCATGCCCCTCCGCAAGCAGGTAACA GTGTCTGTGGACTCCAGCTCCTCTCTGCACTCCGGCGCGATGCTGGTGCGCCCCTCACGCCTCTCCTCCAGCGGGACGACCTTGCTGCCAGGGGTGACCGAGTACGAGCTGCCACAGGACCCACGCTGGGAGTTTACCAGGGACAG GCTGGCTCTTGGGAAACCCCTGGGAGAGGGCTGCTTTGGGCAAGTGGTCATGGGGGAGACCCTGGGACTGGACAAGGAGAAGCCCAACCGTGTGGCCAAAGTGGCTGTCAAGATGCTGAAAT CTGATGCCACAGAGAAAGATCTCTCAGATCTCAtctcagagatggagatgatgaaGATCATCGGcaaacacaagaacattatCAACCTGCTGGGAGCATGTACACAGGATG GGCCATTGTACGTGATTGTGGAGTACGCCTCCAAAGGGAATCTTCGGGAATACCTGCGTGAGCGCCGACCTGCTGGCATGGAGTACTGCTACAACCCTGACGAGGTGTCATTAGAGAGCATGTGCATCAAAGACCTAGTGTCCTGTGCCTATCAGGTGGCTCGAGGCATGGAGTACCTGTCATCCAAAAAG TGTATTCACAGAGATCTCGCTGCCCGGAATGTCCTGGTCACAGAAGACAATGTGATGAAGATAGCAGACTTTGGCCTGGCCAGAGACATCCACCACATAGATTACTACAAGAAGACAACAAAT GGTCGCCTGCCTGTGAAATGGATGGCCCCCGAAGCTTTGTTTGACCGGATCTACACCCACCAGAGTGATGT gtggtcTTTTGGGGTGCTGCTGTGGGAGATCTTCACCCTGGGCGGGTCCCCGTATCCTGGGGTGCCCGTGGAGGAACTCTTCAAGCTCCTGAAGGAAGGCCATCGCATGGACCGGCCGACGACCTGCCCACAGGAGCT GTACCTTATGATGAAAGATTGCTGGCATGCTGTTCCTACTTACAGACCCACATTCAAACAGCTGGTAGAAGACCTAGACCGCATCCTGTCCATGACATCCAACCAG GAGTACCTGGACCTCTCGGAGTGTCTGGATCCGTACTCCCACGTCGTCATGGATACCCGTAGTTCCACGTGTTCTTCCGAAGCAGACTCCGTCTTCTCCGGGGCCGAAGAGCCTTGCCTTCCGGTTCCCCACTCCCAAAACACCAGCCGGGCCTTCAGGAAGCACTGA
- the fgfr1b gene encoding fibroblast growth factor receptor 1b isoform X7 yields the protein MRCLCLASASRMGTHRMLLSWSLLLLWAVLTQLPTGARARPAVTDQADAVASSEDEDDDESSSEENKLSSSQKLLPMAPRWSQPEKMEKKLHAVPASKTVKFRCQAEGNPTPGLRWLKNGKDFKRDQRIGGFKLREHMWTIIMESVVPSDKGNYTCVVENKYGMINHTYQLDVVERSPHRPILYAGLPANRTAVVGSDVEFVCKVFSDPQPHIQWLKHIEVNGSRVGPDGLPFVRILKAAGVNTTDKEMEVLVLKNVSFEDAGEYTCLAGNSIGLSHHSAWLTVVKAMPPTDVASQTYLEVLIYCVGFFLISIMAGVATIVKLRSSSKKSEFNGQLAVHKLAKSMPLRKQVSVDSSSSLHSGAMLVRPSRLSSSGTTLLPGVTEYELPQDPRWEFTRDRLALGKPLGEGCFGQVVMGETLGLDKEKPNRVAKVAVKMLKSDATEKDLSDLISEMEMMKIIGKHKNIINLLGACTQDGPLYVIVEYASKGNLREYLRERRPAGMEYCYNPDEVSLESMCIKDLVSCAYQVARGMEYLSSKKCIHRDLAARNVLVTEDNVMKIADFGLARDIHHIDYYKKTTNGRLPVKWMAPEALFDRIYTHQSDVWSFGVLLWEIFTLGGSPYPGVPVEELFKLLKEGHRMDRPTTCPQELYLMMKDCWHAVPTYRPTFKQLVEDLDRILSMTSNQEYLDLSECLDPYSHVVMDTRSSTCSSEADSVFSGAEEPCLPVPHSQNTSRAFRKH from the exons ATGCGTTGCCTGTGCCTTGCCTCTGCCAGCAGAATGGGCACCCACAGAATGCTGCTGTCATGGAGTCTGCTCCTCCTGTGGGCCGTGCTGACCCAGCTGCCGACAGGGGCACGAGCTAGACCAGCCGTCACCGATCAAG CTGATGCAGTGGCCTCTtctgaagatgaggatgatgatgaatcTTCCTCTGAAGAGAACAAACTATCAAGCAGCCAGAAACTTCTAC CTATGGCGCCGAGGTGGTCTCAGCctgagaagatggagaagaagcTACATGCTGTCCCTGCCAGCAAAACGGTCAAGTTCCGGTGCCAGGCAGAGGGCAACCCTACGCCTGGTCTCCGCTGGCTAAAGAACGGCAAAGACTTCAAACGGGACCAACGCATCGGTGGCTTCAAG CTACGGGAGCACATGTGGACCATTATCATGGAGTCGGTGGTGCCCTCAGACAAGGGCAACTACACATGTGTGGTGGAGAACAAGTATGGCATGATCAACCACACCTACCAGCTGGATGTAGTAG AGCGCTCCCCTCACAGGCCCATCCTGTACGCGGGGCTGCCGGCTAACCGCACGGCGGTGGTTGGCAGCGACGTGGAGTTTGTGTGCAAGGTGTTCAGCGACCCGCAGCCCCACATCCAGTGGCTCAAGCACATCGAGGTGAACGGGAGTCGAGTGGGGCCCGATGGCCTGCCCTTCGTTCGCATTCTCAAG GCTGCGGGGGTAAACACCACGGATAAGGAGATGGAGGTCCTTGTGCTGAAGAATGTCTCCTTTGAGGACGCTGGAGAGTATACTTGCTTGGCGGGCAATTCTATCGGGCTCTCGCATCACTCTGCATGGTTGACTGTTGTCAAAG CCATGCCCCCCACTGACGTGGCCAGCCAGACCTATCTGGAGGTCCTGATCTACTGCGTGGGCTTCTTCCTCATCTCCATCATGGCCGGAGTGGCCACCATCGTCAAGCTCCGCAGCTCCTCCAAAAAGAGCGAGTTCAATGGGCAGCTGGCCGTCCACAAGCTGGCCAAGAGCATGCCCCTCCGCAAGCAG GTGTCTGTGGACTCCAGCTCCTCTCTGCACTCCGGCGCGATGCTGGTGCGCCCCTCACGCCTCTCCTCCAGCGGGACGACCTTGCTGCCAGGGGTGACCGAGTACGAGCTGCCACAGGACCCACGCTGGGAGTTTACCAGGGACAG GCTGGCTCTTGGGAAACCCCTGGGAGAGGGCTGCTTTGGGCAAGTGGTCATGGGGGAGACCCTGGGACTGGACAAGGAGAAGCCCAACCGTGTGGCCAAAGTGGCTGTCAAGATGCTGAAAT CTGATGCCACAGAGAAAGATCTCTCAGATCTCAtctcagagatggagatgatgaaGATCATCGGcaaacacaagaacattatCAACCTGCTGGGAGCATGTACACAGGATG GGCCATTGTACGTGATTGTGGAGTACGCCTCCAAAGGGAATCTTCGGGAATACCTGCGTGAGCGCCGACCTGCTGGCATGGAGTACTGCTACAACCCTGACGAGGTGTCATTAGAGAGCATGTGCATCAAAGACCTAGTGTCCTGTGCCTATCAGGTGGCTCGAGGCATGGAGTACCTGTCATCCAAAAAG TGTATTCACAGAGATCTCGCTGCCCGGAATGTCCTGGTCACAGAAGACAATGTGATGAAGATAGCAGACTTTGGCCTGGCCAGAGACATCCACCACATAGATTACTACAAGAAGACAACAAAT GGTCGCCTGCCTGTGAAATGGATGGCCCCCGAAGCTTTGTTTGACCGGATCTACACCCACCAGAGTGATGT gtggtcTTTTGGGGTGCTGCTGTGGGAGATCTTCACCCTGGGCGGGTCCCCGTATCCTGGGGTGCCCGTGGAGGAACTCTTCAAGCTCCTGAAGGAAGGCCATCGCATGGACCGGCCGACGACCTGCCCACAGGAGCT GTACCTTATGATGAAAGATTGCTGGCATGCTGTTCCTACTTACAGACCCACATTCAAACAGCTGGTAGAAGACCTAGACCGCATCCTGTCCATGACATCCAACCAG GAGTACCTGGACCTCTCGGAGTGTCTGGATCCGTACTCCCACGTCGTCATGGATACCCGTAGTTCCACGTGTTCTTCCGAAGCAGACTCCGTCTTCTCCGGGGCCGAAGAGCCTTGCCTTCCGGTTCCCCACTCCCAAAACACCAGCCGGGCCTTCAGGAAGCACTGA
- the fgfr1b gene encoding fibroblast growth factor receptor 1b isoform X3: MRCLCLASASRMGTHRMLLSWSLLLLWAVLTQLPTGARARPAVTDQVQSEVKMEPYMLFLGERLVLPCLGHEEAQQEVRWTKQGAPLASGDRMLLRAGQLEIEAVVQADSGLYSCFILGPLANHSAFFHVNVTADAVASSEDEDDDESSSEENKLSSSQKLLPMAPRWSQPEKMEKKLHAVPASKTVKFRCQAEGNPTPGLRWLKNGKDFKRDQRIGGFKLREHMWTIIMESVVPSDKGNYTCVVENKYGMINHTYQLDVVERSPHRPILYAGLPANRTAVVGSDVEFVCKVFSDPQPHIQWLKHIEVNGSRVGPDGLPFVRILKAAGVNTTDKEMEVLVLKNVSFEDAGEYTCLAGNSIGLSHHSAWLTVVKAMPPTDVASQTYLEVLIYCVGFFLISIMAGVATIVKLRSSSKKSEFNGQLAVHKLAKSMPLRKQVTVSVDSSSSLHSGAMLVRPSRLSSSGTTLLPGVTEYELPQDPRWEFTRDRLALGKPLGEGCFGQVVMGETLGLDKEKPNRVAKVAVKMLKSDATEKDLSDLISEMEMMKIIGKHKNIINLLGACTQDGPLYVIVEYASKGNLREYLRERRPAGMEYCYNPDEVSLESMCIKDLVSCAYQVARGMEYLSSKKCIHRDLAARNVLVTEDNVMKIADFGLARDIHHIDYYKKTTNGRLPVKWMAPEALFDRIYTHQSDVWSFGVLLWEIFTLGGSPYPGVPVEELFKLLKEGHRMDRPTTCPQELYLMMKDCWHAVPTYRPTFKQLVEDLDRILSMTSNQEYLDLSECLDPYSHVVMDTRSSTCSSEADSVFSGAEEPCLPVPHSQNTSRAFRKH, from the exons ATGCGTTGCCTGTGCCTTGCCTCTGCCAGCAGAATGGGCACCCACAGAATGCTGCTGTCATGGAGTCTGCTCCTCCTGTGGGCCGTGCTGACCCAGCTGCCGACAGGGGCACGAGCTAGACCAGCCGTCACCGATCAAG TCCAGTCGGAGGTGAAAATGGAGCCGTACATGTTGTTCCTCGGGGAGCGCTTAGTGCTGCCGTGCCTCGGGCACGAGGAGGCGCAGCAGGAGGTCAGGTGGACCAAGCAAGGAGCGCCCTTAGCGAGCGGGGATCGCATGCTGCTCCGTGCCGGCCAGCTGGAGATTGAGGCCGTGGTGCAGGCTGACTCGGGCCTGTACAGCTGCTTTATCCTTGGCCCTCTGGCCAACCACAGCGCCTTTTTCCATGTGAACGTCACAG CTGATGCAGTGGCCTCTtctgaagatgaggatgatgatgaatcTTCCTCTGAAGAGAACAAACTATCAAGCAGCCAGAAACTTCTAC CTATGGCGCCGAGGTGGTCTCAGCctgagaagatggagaagaagcTACATGCTGTCCCTGCCAGCAAAACGGTCAAGTTCCGGTGCCAGGCAGAGGGCAACCCTACGCCTGGTCTCCGCTGGCTAAAGAACGGCAAAGACTTCAAACGGGACCAACGCATCGGTGGCTTCAAG CTACGGGAGCACATGTGGACCATTATCATGGAGTCGGTGGTGCCCTCAGACAAGGGCAACTACACATGTGTGGTGGAGAACAAGTATGGCATGATCAACCACACCTACCAGCTGGATGTAGTAG AGCGCTCCCCTCACAGGCCCATCCTGTACGCGGGGCTGCCGGCTAACCGCACGGCGGTGGTTGGCAGCGACGTGGAGTTTGTGTGCAAGGTGTTCAGCGACCCGCAGCCCCACATCCAGTGGCTCAAGCACATCGAGGTGAACGGGAGTCGAGTGGGGCCCGATGGCCTGCCCTTCGTTCGCATTCTCAAG GCTGCGGGGGTAAACACCACGGATAAGGAGATGGAGGTCCTTGTGCTGAAGAATGTCTCCTTTGAGGACGCTGGAGAGTATACTTGCTTGGCGGGCAATTCTATCGGGCTCTCGCATCACTCTGCATGGTTGACTGTTGTCAAAG CCATGCCCCCCACTGACGTGGCCAGCCAGACCTATCTGGAGGTCCTGATCTACTGCGTGGGCTTCTTCCTCATCTCCATCATGGCCGGAGTGGCCACCATCGTCAAGCTCCGCAGCTCCTCCAAAAAGAGCGAGTTCAATGGGCAGCTGGCCGTCCACAAGCTGGCCAAGAGCATGCCCCTCCGCAAGCAGGTAACA GTGTCTGTGGACTCCAGCTCCTCTCTGCACTCCGGCGCGATGCTGGTGCGCCCCTCACGCCTCTCCTCCAGCGGGACGACCTTGCTGCCAGGGGTGACCGAGTACGAGCTGCCACAGGACCCACGCTGGGAGTTTACCAGGGACAG GCTGGCTCTTGGGAAACCCCTGGGAGAGGGCTGCTTTGGGCAAGTGGTCATGGGGGAGACCCTGGGACTGGACAAGGAGAAGCCCAACCGTGTGGCCAAAGTGGCTGTCAAGATGCTGAAAT CTGATGCCACAGAGAAAGATCTCTCAGATCTCAtctcagagatggagatgatgaaGATCATCGGcaaacacaagaacattatCAACCTGCTGGGAGCATGTACACAGGATG GGCCATTGTACGTGATTGTGGAGTACGCCTCCAAAGGGAATCTTCGGGAATACCTGCGTGAGCGCCGACCTGCTGGCATGGAGTACTGCTACAACCCTGACGAGGTGTCATTAGAGAGCATGTGCATCAAAGACCTAGTGTCCTGTGCCTATCAGGTGGCTCGAGGCATGGAGTACCTGTCATCCAAAAAG TGTATTCACAGAGATCTCGCTGCCCGGAATGTCCTGGTCACAGAAGACAATGTGATGAAGATAGCAGACTTTGGCCTGGCCAGAGACATCCACCACATAGATTACTACAAGAAGACAACAAAT GGTCGCCTGCCTGTGAAATGGATGGCCCCCGAAGCTTTGTTTGACCGGATCTACACCCACCAGAGTGATGT gtggtcTTTTGGGGTGCTGCTGTGGGAGATCTTCACCCTGGGCGGGTCCCCGTATCCTGGGGTGCCCGTGGAGGAACTCTTCAAGCTCCTGAAGGAAGGCCATCGCATGGACCGGCCGACGACCTGCCCACAGGAGCT GTACCTTATGATGAAAGATTGCTGGCATGCTGTTCCTACTTACAGACCCACATTCAAACAGCTGGTAGAAGACCTAGACCGCATCCTGTCCATGACATCCAACCAG GAGTACCTGGACCTCTCGGAGTGTCTGGATCCGTACTCCCACGTCGTCATGGATACCCGTAGTTCCACGTGTTCTTCCGAAGCAGACTCCGTCTTCTCCGGGGCCGAAGAGCCTTGCCTTCCGGTTCCCCACTCCCAAAACACCAGCCGGGCCTTCAGGAAGCACTGA